The segment GTTCCGTTTATTGGTGTATCTACAGGAAATTGAATACTTGGATTTCCACCGATACTCCATATCGCATCAGTCGGAAAGTTATTGTCTAAACCAGAAATCGAATAGGTATAGGTTCCGCCACTTAAATAAACTGTTGATGGCCCCTGAATGTTATTCCGGGGATTATTTTTCGCCGGAGCCGTATTTATTGTCTGATGATCTTCATGCGCATTCGCGTTGAAAGTACTAAAGCCCAGTGCAAGAGCTAAACTTAAAATCAAGGTTCTTTTCATTTCTCTTTAATTTAATCAGGATGGTCAAAAGGTTAATTAACACAATTTAATTAAAAATATTAATTAAAGACAAATTCAATAAACTAAAAAAGCATAAGACATTTCCCTGCTGTAATCTTGTTTACAGTAAAAACATCTTATGCTGATCAGGTCAGGTAATTAGCAGGACTATCTTTTTGAAGCTCCCTCGTTTATTCTTTTAGCGTGATGAACAGTATCATTCATCGCCAGTCTTGTTCCTGCTGGTAAGTTTTCAGTTTTAGCAGCAGCCAGTTTGTCCACTTTCAAGTTTCCAATACCAGTATTTTTTATGGTATGACTATCTGTTGCGCCTAATAATTCCAGATTTGCTTCACCTTTCAGATCAGTGTATAAGCTTTCTGTTTTAGCTTTGATACGTGCCTTAGCATGATCACTCATAATTACTTGCAGCGCAGACAGATTAACTGTTCCAACAGTATTTACATCTGCGTGATCAGTGGCAGTGATCCTGTATAGATCTTTCACATAAACAGTCACGACTACGGGCGTTGCTTCTGA is part of the Pedobacter cryoconitis genome and harbors:
- a CDS encoding GIN domain-containing protein, with product MKTSFKTLVASALTAIVLSTTVVTAFATEKVTAKEKVSENMDIKRVVVNGNTKVFIVQSNRDWVSIGDDNMDKVSVKQIGNTLSINSSEATPVVVTVYVKDLYRITATDHADVNTVGTVNLSALQVIMSDHAKARIKAKTESLYTDLKGEANLELLGATDSHTIKNTGIGNLKVDKLAAAKTENLPAGTRLAMNDTVHHAKRINEGASKR